A window of Candidatus Neomarinimicrobiota bacterium contains these coding sequences:
- a CDS encoding M6 family metalloprotease domain-containing protein: MKYSYRLIILCALLVFAGQTARASIPPHPDLKARIAAGKLARPYYLEHQRELLARGVNAPWAAPSLGLQKGLAPGAPLRSLGPAQAPVGPFNALLILVDFSDNVQQVQATKFDTLVFNTSPGTVSDYFSEVSYGNLTIVTVDLPSQIGWTRVDSTYAYYVDGQNGFGDYPKNAQKLVEDVVTAVNGVVDFSLYDNDADNEVDALFIAHAGPGAEFTGNDNDIWSHAWVTYNPPILDGVSIWRYSMEPEFWASPGDMTIGVYAHEMGHSVFGLPDLYDRDGSSSGLGRWSLMAGGSWNGNLGDTPAYPDAWSHIEMGYLNTVDLLSNVPGQVISHVEATSMAYRVWPGGNFGDEYFILENRQLVGYDAALPGGGLHIYHIDETVGTQNDNQWYPTFTDSGHYLVALEQADGDWDLEHDIGVGNSGDDGDPFPGVTNNTAFNDATIPDSRYYTLGSTDIAIQNISASANDMTVDVFIDIPLAVTPDSLSAELVIGDSVTQAISIRNAGVDTLTFDLLIAARSLAAAVPPGPFASLRVSAPAFDAFPGGKALRLAESASLSQTASSNAATAPSISSSTAAVSDHGTVLVLSTVSISASVLLALTNLGVTYDHIATTVFTGIDFSPYQTVIVALDGGLVETASVQALADAAGAGRKLIIVGGTNYGPYYIGMESYLLSHTNQQGWVISAPPHLTVTDTGHPLVAGVPASYNFVNSSAANYMLRVSDPVAAVAAVNGDGHPILLDKPIGTGHLVAFLNSALDSYWLNAADFAVLETVLDNALTGGVSWLSANPTSATLAPGDSVAIDITFNATGLLGGDYEAYIVLADRDSTSPDVRVPAHLRAIGIPDIALAPDTLEFGSVFVGHPSTQILTVTSRGTDSLRVSAIAADHGAFSVDPSVFVLGPGDSLNVSVTFTAATAGVISATITVTSNAPAAMVGLNATATQPAEIVLSPDSLSADLFPDDTTTQVLTVHNLGAGELVWSVAANDGQRPPAAPAFPAEYYQYIPKGSVDSRVGPPVERGQGGPDVFGYTWIDSDGPGGPVFNWLDISGTGLNSGITLDDDTAWVNLGFSFSFYGRDYDQVLIGENGTLSFINYGFSDFSNDPIPSTNSPNALIAVFWDDHYTPDGGAIYYETRGSEPSRTFIVQWHQVPHISDINSVFTYQVILSEAAGSIVFQYETMTGSYGDGSYATVGIEDSLGVDGLQVSFNTGYVHNGLAIRLSTTPPWLTVAPGSGTVAPGGSQDVVVTFNSTGLVPGILQGHLTFDSNDPGNASTSLPVSLRIPLIGPPLITGIADVPADQGGWVMASWLASPDDSHQSPHPVLFYSVWLYGPGAATLPAVPVLAAAESSLTAGRSPLAGPWLSRDTDGVAGSAGAAPSSPGAARDDYPVFSGAQLGAPGWIGVGSIGATLDSAYTFLVPTWQDSNAAGTHWSRIRVSAHTSVVVAGFAFSAPDSGYSVDNIAPAVPAGLVAVPTELGVSLSWTYDTAAEADFQYFAVYRGTETGFTPVHPDSSIATTTDPAYADEQVDPGVTYFYRVAAVDYNGNVSDLSAEVAGFVLALTDGLGIPDAYALRQNYPNPFNPSTTIRFELPEATPLTLAIFDILGREVVRLSAGTLEAGYHQVVWNGRTAAGREVTTGLYIVRLVSPAFTDQFKMVLMK, translated from the coding sequence GTGAAATATTCTTATCGCCTGATCATCCTCTGCGCTCTATTGGTTTTTGCCGGGCAGACGGCCCGGGCTTCTATCCCTCCCCATCCTGACCTCAAGGCCCGGATTGCCGCCGGCAAGCTGGCCCGTCCCTACTACCTTGAGCACCAGCGGGAGCTCCTCGCCCGGGGTGTGAATGCGCCCTGGGCAGCCCCGTCGCTTGGCCTGCAAAAGGGGCTCGCGCCGGGCGCTCCATTGCGGTCCCTGGGACCCGCCCAAGCGCCTGTCGGCCCGTTTAACGCACTGCTGATCCTGGTGGACTTTTCCGACAACGTCCAGCAGGTCCAGGCAACCAAGTTTGATACCCTGGTCTTCAATACTTCTCCCGGTACGGTATCCGATTACTTCAGCGAGGTGAGCTACGGCAATCTTACCATCGTTACGGTGGACCTGCCGAGTCAGATTGGCTGGACACGGGTGGATTCGACCTACGCCTATTACGTAGATGGTCAAAACGGGTTTGGCGACTATCCAAAAAATGCCCAGAAACTGGTTGAAGATGTGGTGACCGCAGTGAACGGGGTCGTGGACTTTTCCCTGTACGACAATGACGCTGACAACGAGGTGGACGCACTGTTCATCGCCCACGCTGGGCCGGGCGCAGAGTTCACCGGCAATGACAACGACATCTGGTCTCACGCCTGGGTTACCTACAACCCCCCCATTCTGGATGGCGTCTCCATCTGGCGCTACTCCATGGAGCCGGAATTCTGGGCCTCTCCCGGCGACATGACCATCGGCGTCTATGCCCACGAGATGGGGCACAGCGTTTTCGGTCTGCCGGACCTGTACGACCGCGACGGCTCCTCGTCGGGTCTGGGCCGCTGGAGCCTGATGGCCGGCGGCAGCTGGAACGGCAACCTGGGCGATACCCCCGCCTATCCTGACGCCTGGAGCCACATCGAAATGGGCTACCTCAACACCGTAGATTTGCTCTCCAATGTGCCCGGGCAGGTGATCAGCCACGTCGAAGCAACCTCAATGGCCTACCGCGTCTGGCCTGGAGGGAATTTTGGCGACGAATACTTTATTTTGGAAAACCGGCAGCTGGTCGGTTACGACGCGGCCCTGCCGGGCGGTGGGTTGCACATCTACCACATCGACGAGACGGTGGGCACCCAAAACGATAACCAGTGGTATCCGACCTTCACCGACTCCGGGCACTACCTGGTGGCTTTGGAGCAGGCGGATGGGGATTGGGACCTTGAGCATGATATTGGAGTCGGCAATTCGGGGGACGATGGCGACCCCTTCCCGGGTGTCACCAACAACACCGCCTTCAATGATGCCACCATCCCGGACAGCCGGTACTACACCTTAGGCAGTACGGACATCGCCATACAGAACATATCCGCCTCCGCCAACGACATGACGGTGGACGTATTCATTGACATTCCCCTGGCCGTAACTCCTGACTCGCTCAGTGCCGAGCTGGTCATCGGCGATTCTGTGACTCAGGCCATCAGCATCCGCAATGCTGGCGTTGATACCCTGACCTTCGACCTCCTGATCGCGGCAAGGTCCCTGGCTGCAGCCGTGCCTCCGGGTCCGTTTGCTTCGCTGCGCGTTTCCGCGCCTGCGTTTGATGCCTTCCCTGGTGGCAAGGCCCTGCGGCTGGCCGAGTCAGCGAGTCTTTCACAGACGGCCTCCTCCAACGCCGCTACGGCACCTTCGATCAGCTCAAGTACGGCAGCGGTCTCCGATCACGGGACCGTGTTGGTGCTCTCCACCGTCTCCATCTCAGCGTCGGTCCTGCTGGCCCTGACCAACCTTGGCGTGACCTACGACCATATCGCGACGACGGTGTTCACCGGAATTGACTTTTCACCCTATCAGACGGTGATCGTGGCCCTGGATGGGGGGCTGGTGGAAACCGCCAGCGTTCAGGCCCTGGCGGATGCCGCCGGCGCCGGGCGCAAATTGATCATCGTTGGCGGCACCAACTACGGTCCTTACTATATTGGGATGGAGAGCTACCTCCTGTCCCATACCAATCAGCAGGGCTGGGTCATATCCGCGCCGCCCCACCTGACGGTTACCGATACAGGCCACCCGCTGGTAGCCGGCGTGCCAGCCAGCTACAATTTTGTCAACAGCAGTGCTGCCAACTATATGCTGCGGGTCTCAGACCCGGTGGCTGCGGTTGCGGCTGTAAACGGCGACGGCCACCCCATTCTACTGGACAAGCCCATCGGGACTGGCCACCTCGTCGCCTTCCTGAATTCCGCCCTGGATAGCTACTGGCTGAATGCCGCCGACTTTGCCGTACTGGAAACCGTCCTCGACAACGCCTTGACGGGTGGCGTAAGCTGGCTCTCCGCAAATCCCACCTCGGCTACTCTGGCACCCGGAGATTCGGTGGCGATCGACATCACCTTCAACGCGACGGGCCTGCTGGGCGGCGACTATGAGGCCTACATTGTGCTTGCCGACCGTGACAGCACGAGTCCCGATGTCCGGGTCCCCGCCCATCTGCGCGCCATTGGTATTCCTGACATTGCTCTGGCGCCGGACACGCTGGAGTTTGGGTCCGTGTTTGTGGGCCATCCATCGACTCAGATCTTGACGGTGACCAGCCGGGGGACCGATTCCCTGAGGGTGAGCGCTATAGCGGCTGATCACGGCGCCTTTTCCGTGGACCCGTCAGTCTTTGTGCTGGGTCCCGGAGACAGCCTTAACGTAAGTGTGACCTTTACAGCCGCCACCGCGGGGGTCATATCGGCCACCATCACGGTGACCAGCAACGCCCCCGCCGCAATGGTCGGGCTGAACGCCACGGCAACGCAACCGGCTGAGATCGTCCTCAGTCCCGATTCATTGAGCGCCGACCTGTTCCCGGACGACACTACGACGCAGGTGCTCACCGTCCACAATCTCGGTGCCGGGGAGCTCGTCTGGAGCGTGGCGGCCAACGATGGCCAGCGACCTCCGGCTGCGCCCGCCTTCCCCGCTGAGTATTACCAGTATATTCCCAAGGGCAGCGTCGACTCTCGTGTCGGCCCGCCGGTTGAGCGGGGGCAGGGCGGCCCCGATGTATTCGGCTACACCTGGATCGACAGCGATGGGCCTGGAGGGCCGGTCTTCAATTGGCTTGACATCTCCGGCACGGGGCTCAACTCCGGCATCACCCTCGATGATGATACCGCCTGGGTCAACCTTGGCTTCAGCTTCAGTTTTTACGGGCGTGACTATGACCAGGTGCTCATCGGCGAGAACGGGACGTTGTCTTTTATCAACTATGGGTTCAGTGACTTTTCAAATGATCCCATACCGTCAACAAATTCGCCCAATGCGTTGATCGCGGTCTTTTGGGATGATCACTACACCCCTGATGGGGGCGCGATATACTACGAGACGCGCGGCTCCGAACCCAGCCGCACCTTCATCGTCCAGTGGCACCAGGTACCCCACATCAGTGACATCAATTCCGTATTCACCTATCAGGTCATCCTGTCAGAGGCGGCCGGCTCCATCGTTTTCCAATACGAAACGATGACGGGTTCCTACGGCGATGGCAGCTATGCGACGGTGGGAATTGAAGACTCGCTGGGTGTGGATGGCCTGCAGGTTTCGTTCAACACCGGCTACGTCCACAACGGCCTGGCCATCCGGTTGAGTACTACCCCTCCTTGGCTCACAGTAGCCCCCGGGTCGGGGACGGTTGCGCCGGGCGGGTCTCAGGACGTTGTGGTTACCTTCAACTCAACCGGGTTGGTGCCGGGAATCCTTCAGGGCCATCTGACCTTTGACAGCAACGATCCCGGTAATGCCAGCACGTCCTTGCCCGTGAGCCTGCGGATCCCACTCATCGGCCCGCCGCTGATAACCGGGATCGCTGACGTGCCCGCTGATCAGGGTGGCTGGGTGATGGCCAGCTGGCTGGCCTCGCCCGATGACAGCCATCAGAGTCCGCATCCGGTGCTGTTCTACAGCGTGTGGCTTTATGGCCCCGGCGCTGCAACCTTGCCGGCTGTGCCCGTCCTTGCCGCGGCGGAATCGTCCCTGACTGCGGGCAGGAGTCCGCTCGCCGGGCCTTGGCTAAGCCGTGACACCGACGGAGTAGCCGGCAGCGCCGGAGCAGCCCCCAGTAGTCCGGGAGCGGCGCGGGACGACTATCCGGTCTTCAGCGGAGCGCAGCTGGGTGCGCCGGGTTGGATCGGCGTGGGCTCCATCGGGGCTACGCTGGACTCAGCTTACACTTTCCTGGTGCCCACTTGGCAGGACTCTAACGCAGCCGGCACTCACTGGTCCCGGATCCGGGTCTCCGCTCACACGTCTGTTGTTGTGGCTGGCTTTGCCTTCTCCGCGCCCGACAGTGGATATTCGGTGGACAACATCGCCCCAGCAGTGCCTGCTGGCCTGGTAGCCGTGCCCACGGAGCTGGGCGTCTCGCTCAGCTGGACATATGACACTGCTGCGGAAGCGGACTTTCAGTACTTCGCGGTATACCGTGGTACGGAGACCGGATTTACGCCCGTCCACCCGGACAGCTCTATTGCCACCACCACCGACCCGGCTTATGCCGATGAGCAGGTGGATCCGGGGGTCACCTACTTTTACCGCGTGGCGGCGGTGGATTATAACGGGAACGTGAGCGATCTGAGCGCAGAAGTAGCGGGCTTCGTCTTGGCTTTGACCGATGGTCTCGGCATACCTGACGCCTATGCGCTGCGGCAGAACTATCCCAACCCCTTCAACCCCAGCACGACCATCCGGTTTGAGCTGCCCGAAGCGACGCCGCTGACCTTGGCGATATTCGATATCCTGGGACGCGAGGTGGTTCGGTTAAGTGCGGGTACACTGGAGGCTGGCTACCACCAGGTGGTGTGGAATGGCAGGACCGCCGCCGGGCGCGAAGTTACCACGGGTCTGTATATCGTGCGCCTGGTCTCGCCGGCCTTCACGGATCAGTTCAAAATGGTGCTTATGAAGTAG